The genomic window TGCCTTGGTTCCTGATTTCTTTGCACTGTCTGCAGTTGCTCTTTAAAGAGGAACAAAGGGTAACATGGATGAATGTGAGCCTCACTGAGTAAGCTTGTAAGGCTgcagggccccccaggggcaggtgaattaaaaaaatattttgagtaGGGATTGGCTTGCCTTTCTAAAGATGAAGTGCTTGAaggtttttcattttcttccagaaAAAGAAGGCTTTGCTTCTGCTagaggcaccagcttggttgcccTCAGCCCCTTTGTAATTCTGGATAGAATGGAAACAACGCTGTGCTATGATGTAACATTATCTGGCAGGGTCTTTTTGGTGGTGGGGCATAATAATTGCTCCTGTGTTGACCTCAGCTGTTTTGTCTTTAAAGCTAAACTCACCTGAAATTTATTAAGATTCTTATCCCCCTGTCCCATGTGCCAAATCAATTTTgagcaataataacaacaactgtGAATGATCACCAAAGGGCAAGAAATAAATGCCTGATAAGacacttgccttttcttttcagaTGCTGCAAATTTTGTAGCCCAGTGTCCCAGGAACGTCAGGTTTAAAGAATTCAAAATTACTGTCAAGCCTCTTGAATTGACACAGACTATCAAAGTTGAAAATATCCCATCAGGAGTACCCAAAGATTTTTTAATTCTCTATTTTGAAAGTTCAAAGCATGGAGGAGGACAAGTGTCTGGTATTCAAATGTCGCCTGAGGAGAATTCAGCCATCGTTACTTTTTGTGACCACCAAGGTAGTATGTTCTGTTTTTGTAGGTGATTGAAAAAACATAAAAGTTCCCTAGTGGGATGGCTCAAAAGCAGGAGCTCTATTAATGGCTTCTTGGAGATTGAGGCGTTGGTGGATTTTAAGGTCATAAAATAATCACAACTGCCATTCCCAAGACAAGGGAAGAACTATACTGAGTATTGGTAATCCAAATGGCAGGATCAGCAGGGGAGGTAGCACTAGATTGGTGATGAACCATTGGCCTGCAAAGTTTTAACCTTCCAAGCCAAAGACAGGGCACCTCCAAGCATGTattatggcagggatggggaaccttttttggcCAAGAGGGCCAGGTCCTTATCAGATCCTGTCCTCATGGGCTAAAGTTGACAAGTGGGTGGAACCGCTTGCATGTCCATCACCTCACCTtgcaatgatgtcaggtgattagGCCCTTGAAAGCACCATGCACAAAGCACTTTGTGTCTGGACTTCAAAGCATCACACAGGGCTTGCAAAGAGCCCTGGAGCTGCTTTGAAGCACCTGAGGCTTTCTTTTCACCTGTGGGTATCTTTCCTGTGGAGAACTCAACTGTGTGGCCCATCCAGCAGTCTTCAGCTCTATTGCACGTCAGCCTGCTGTCCTTTGTCCCTGCGCTACTGGAAGCACACTTTAAGGGTCACAATTGTGCTTTGGCATCTGCATCTCTATGCCCCCCCCAATAGAATAATATACCACTGGAATTGTTCCTCCACTTCTTTCAGTTTGGATTAGGCCTGTTTGCTGAATCTGTTGAGCCAGAGCGCTCTGTTTATCACAGCCTCTGACACAGAGAAGTGCTTTCTCTTCCAGTTGTGATATATTAAGAACAACTCAGTGCTTTCTTTCAGCTTTTGAACAGAGAAcattatataataataacaatattttattatttataaccagccactctgggcagttcccaacagaataaaaaagcgataaaatatcaaatattaaaaacttccctaaacagggctgccttcaaatgtcttctaaaggtcagatagttgtttatttccttgacatctgatgggagggcattccacagggcatgtgccactactgagaaggccctctgcctggttccctgtaacttggcttcttgcagtgagggaactgcccctcggagctggacctcagtgtctgggcagaacgatgagggtggagatgctccttcaggtatactgggcaaaggccatttagggctttaaaggtcagcaccaacactttgaattgtgctcggaaacatactgggagggTACATTGCTTATAAGAGAGTGAGAGAAACAGTAGTTCCCCCTGTCCCCAGTTGATTTATTTCTCTAAACTTCATCTTCTATCAATGGCTACACATTTCTATAACATTTCATGATAATAGTTTCCTGGTTTCTTACTGACTCATACTAGAACTGCaaggaaagtggggaggggaatcagTTAGTAAGTCCTGTAACTAGCAGCAGTGTTTTTAGCTAACCCAACAAAATGGTTTAATTTCAGCTAATCCAAGAAAAGGATTTAATATGAGCTGAGAATCAGAACCTGTTCAGTCCACTGCTCAGTCATAGAAATATAACCTCTGAGCATGAGTGTTTCTTTCACTAGCAGGTTGCTGTAACAGTCGTGTTTAAGAGGACAAAGGAGAGAGTTTGTGAACAAAAGCTGCAGGAATGGTAATAGAAAGGTGGTGTTCATCTCACGGTTAAGCCAGGAACTGTGGCTTATAGTGCATGAGCCAGTTGTGCTCACTTTGCTCTTCCATGCTTGCACTGtaaggaaacaaaccatgaactgtTTCTGTAAGGATTACAAGCCATTGGGTGTACTTTCAAGTCATTTTTGAGGCAGCCATCTTTGAGTGGTCTATGCATTTGAGGGATTTGGCATGGTAGAATATTAAGtctgttttattttaatcttttctttttttagctgtGCTGGCAGCATTggaaaagcagcatttttttgACAATCAACCAGTTTCAGTTTATCCATACTATGGTTCTTTAGATATGGTTTTGTATGGAAAGGAGAGGGCTGAAATCAAGATGCTACACCCCCTCAGAGTCCCCTTAGATCCTTATATTTGGCAGTTTATACAGGGGAAGGACGGCCTGGTCAAAGAAATAAATCAAGAAATGGCAAAGTGTCACAGTGAGCTAATGTGGCCTCAGGCGACTTGCAAACAGCCAGAAGTTGTGATGCACCCTTCAGCTGCCTTATCTAAACAAGGAAGGTCAATGAGGGAACTGATCAAGACTTGGAAAGATAAAGTTTCTATGGAGTTTACACGCATCATGTCCAAGTTCAAGGCTGTTCAATGCAAAATCATCCCAGCAGCATGGCCTACCATAGAAAACAATTTGATAAAGGATGTTTTAGCAGTTTGGGATGTTTCCAAAGAAACAGTTACCCTTGCCGGTTTTGTATTTACTGTGGATGGTGTGAAGAAATCGATAAATGAATACATGGAAAATTTGACCAAAGACGCAGAAAGAGCTAAGCAAACTATACGTGAAACTTTGGCAGTCACCCCGGGGAAGTATGCTGTTCTGCATCAGGTTTTGCTTGAAGAGAATGTCTATAAAGAGAACCCAGACCTAAAGTTCTCTTATGATACTTCAGCTGAGATGGTGCAGCTGAGTGGAATGGTTGCGGAAGTCTATAAGATGAAATGTGCCCTACAGGAGAAGCTGTATAACATAAAGGAGAAAAAAGTCAACACCCACCCTGCAATATTTCAGTTCCTACAGCATGCAAATAGCAGAAAGGTAACAGTGATCATATTTGGTGCAAATAAAATCAATGCCTCCTATGAACTTCAATATGATTCTGTAACATTAGTAGGATATCTCGATGACAGTCTTTTGAAAGCAGAGGAGCAAATGAAGAAAGACCTAGCTAATAAATCTATTGGTTTGGTGAACCGGGAACTTGTCAACAAAAGGGAATGGAAAGAACTCATTGAGCGACTGCATAAAAAGCACAATTCTGTTGAGGTAGCTTTCATAATTGATGTTTGCCTCACTTTGGAAGAAGAGGCCAAAGTAACCATTGCTGGTTATACAAAAGCTGTAGTAGATGTTTATCAGGTGCTTTCTGACTTtattgaaaaaaacacacaaattcaAAAAGTAATCCCTGCCAAGGCTGTGGTTGTTGTGCAGTTTATGGAGAAGGAAAAGGGCAAGGTTTGGCAGAACCTGAGGAAGAATGGTCTGAAAATCAATTTTGGGCAGCAAGCTCAGAAGAACATTATCCTGAGTGGGCCTAGAATAGATGTGATGAAAGCAGCTGCTGTGGTTGAACAAGAGCTGTCTTTACTGCATTTTGTTAGTGTGACGTTTGACAAACCGGGAGTGAAAAATTTCTTCAAAAACCGAGAACATTCCTACATTACTGAAGCAAAGCAATCCTTTCACTGTTTGATCAGGCTGcagaaagaaggagaagagaaaggtAACTTTGATGAAAAACTAGGGCACCCTCAtgctaaaataattttaaaacatggTGTTGTGATAGAGGCTCAGAAGGGTGACTTGACCCGTTACTCGGTTGATGTTGTGGTCAATGCATCCAATGAAGACCTGAAGCACATTGGTGGCCTTGCAGATGCCCTGTTAAAAGTGGCCGGCCCACAGCTGCAAAGTGAGTGTGATGACCTGGTCAGGAACCATGGACGTTTGAAGCCTGGCCGTGCAGTTAGAACAGGCGCTTGGAACCTGCCATGTAAAGAAGTGATACATGCAGTTGGGCCAAGGTGGAAcacttcagaaaaagaaaaatgtacacGACTGTTAAAGGAGGCCGTGAAGCGAAGCTTAAACCTGGCAGAAACATACAACCATCGCTCCATAGCCATCCCTGCCATAAGCTCTGGGATTTTCGGATTCCCACTGAAAGAGTGTGCCCATACCATTGTAGCATCCATTAAGGAACACTTGGAAGAAACCTCTGAGAGTGGATGCCTGAAACAGATCTGCCTTGTGGATGTGTCAGATAATACAGTCCAGGCTCTTGCTGATGCtttgaatgaaatatttagaGAGGGGTCACCCAAACCCAGATTACTGCCCAAATCCAAATCACTGCTGAATCAGCCCAAGGAAATTGGAGAGAACGTTCATGTGGTGACTTCTGCTGAAGGCGTGAAACTCATACTTGAGGAAAAAGGCATTGAAGATGCAACGGTAAGTATGTGAAATGACCCACAAAGCATTTTTCCAAATGCATGCTGAActtctcaattttttttaatagacaatTACAAATTAATTTGAATTGTAAAGCTCTTGTTAAAACAGGCGTGGCCAGCAGAGTGCCGTCCTCCATATACAAGTCCCTGCAGCTCTGACCAGTGAACGAGTGCTGCTTGAGAGTTCAACATTTGAAAGGCACTATACTGGTTACCCCTAGGAGATTTTTAAACTGGGTTGTCCAACACGGCTCCTGGAGGCACACATTCAGAGGCTTTCCATAGTACCCAGAGGATACCCTCTAtgtgctgaaattaggcttgaaagaagcatacTGTTttatcatccatccatccattgcatttatatacttcctttctgccaaggcacacaaggtggcttacaatttTAAAGGGCTAAAACAAGTGATAAAACGTTTGAGGTTGGCTGAGGGAGAAGTCACTCTGACTGGAGCAGGGCCTGAAGTTGCCTGTACCTGCCTCCCTttgccctcttcttcctcctcacagggGCAGATGGCATATTGTAGCCATTAGAGTAGGTTGTTGTCAGGGTGGGTGTAATAATGATAACAGTTCCTCTGTTTTGCAAACATGCCTATTTGTTCCAAAAACCAAAATGTCATCCTAATGTTCCACGATTTACAAGGCTGTTTTCCTTAAAGAGATGATGACTTGGAATCAGAGATGtgctttagaaaaaaaagcatcCCAAATGACCTGGGGATAGGGAACAAAAGActacaaattgcatttattttatgcCAAACCAATACAAAATAAGTGCATGGTGATCTCATCCACAAATAAAAAATAgctttgcatcatcatcatcatcataatttaaaaaacaaaacaaaaacaaacctggtGTGTACAAATATGATGGTTTGCTTGTTATGGATATTCCTGCTCAAATTGGACTACTGAATAATAATCCACGATGGTCATCTGTGACCGATGACAACATAAGAATGTCTTGCTGGCTCTTGTCTGTGATCCAAGCGTGGTCAGATGCCCCTGGAAAATTTACAAGCAAGGTATGACTATCTGTGGCTTGATATTTGTAATCCCCTTGCAAGTATTTTTATGAGTGTTATGGTTACAGACCGACATTGTCGTGAGCAGTATCGGAACTGATTTGAAGCTTGGTGTGGGTCCACTTTCCAAGGCTGTGCTGCAGAAGGCAGGGCCAATGCTCCAAGTCGAGTTTGATCAAGCAGTCCAAAgtcaaggagcccagggcagctgtGTGATCCAAACAGGCGGATATAACCTGGCCTGTTCCATTGTGCTCCATGCCGTCATTCCCCAGTGGGATGCCGGAAAAGGACCTGCAATTCAGGTAATTGCTTCATACCCTTGACCACATTAATTGTAGTTGAATGTAAAATACACAAGTCatatgttcccccaccccaccccgaggactcccaacagccccagctaaGATGATATTGCAAGTAAACTGGTCCTGAGTTGTTTGGGGATTTATATACAatcaaaccttggttcctgaatggcttagttgtcgaacaaatcgactcccgaatgccgcaaacccggaagtaagtgttccggtttgcaaatattttttgaaaGTTGAATGTCCGATGCgacttctgcttgagtgcaggaagctcctgcagccaattggaagccgctccttggttttcaaacgattttgggagtcgaacggactcacggaatggattaagttcgtgaaccaaggtaccactgtactaatagcaacaccttgaacttggccctaGCAAATGGGCAACCACTGCAGATCTCTTGAGCACAGGTGCTGTATGCTGGCAAGGCCCCagtcctgtcagcaattgtgtaCAGCAATCCTGTCAGCAATcagcactaactgcagcttccaggtgaattgcaagggaagccccaaatagagcacattgcagtaatccaatctggaagcaTCTGGTACATGAACTACCATGGCCAAGCTGATGTAttaattgcagttacaggtaggtagccatgtaactgccatagtcaaaacaaaataaaaattaaaaaatccttccagtagcaccttagagacccactaagtttgttcttggtatgagcttttgtgtgcatgcacacttcagataatTGCAGTTGGTGAAAGGCACTTTTAGCCACAGATGCTACCCGAGCCTTTGGTGACAGAGATGCATCCAGAAGCACCCCAAAACTGTGAGCCTGGTAGTGTGGGCCATGCTGAGCTAGGTGAACCAGTGGTCTAAATATATGACAGTTTCCCATGACCCATTCCAGTGTTGCTTGAAGCACCTTTTCCACAGCCCACCGCTGGTTACTAGAACTGAAGTGCTTGAAGCAGTGGAGTATTATGAGTTAAGGTTGGGGTACCTAGCTTGGCACTGAGTTTGAACATGCCCTTAATGGTATATTGATAATGTACACAAGGAGGAGGCAGATGTTCTGGGTTGAATGGCTAAAAATCATATCTGAAGATACCTGGGTATATATTTTACAGAAGCTTAAGGATATTGTGAGGGAATGCCTGGAGAAAACTGAACAGCTGTCGTTGAGTTCTGTCTCCTTCCCAGCGCTTGGAACGGGAGGCTTTTCCTTTCCAAAATCTGAAGTTGCTAAATTAATGTTTGAGGAGGTGCTTCAATTCAGTAGCAGGAAGAATTTGAAGTCCCTTCAGGAAGTTCGTTTTCTCTTGCATCCAAAtgataaagaaaacaaacaggTAATGTGATTACTTTCatgtcttaaaaggtaaaggcaaagggacccctgaccgttaggtccagtcacagacgactctggggttgcggtgctcatctcgctttattggctgagggagccggtgtacagcttctgggtcatgtggccagcatgactaagccgcttctggcgaaccagagcagtgcacggaaactccatttaccttcccgctggagcagtacctatttatctacttgcactttgacatgctttcgaactgctaggtgggcaggagctgggactgaacaacgggagctcacaccgtggcggggattcaaactgctgaccttccaatcggcaagccctaggctcagtggtttagaccacagtgccacctgcgtcccttagtACTTTCCTTAAATTGTTCCAAAAGTTGGTTTGCAAATTTTGATTAGCAAATAATATACTTCATAATATTAACTAAATTTTTGTCTCCAGTTCTAGAACTGTGTTCTGTTCCTACATCAGGGGTCTCAGAAACCTTGTGGGTAATGCTTTGGTTTTCTTTCTAGGTCTTCTCACAAGTGTTCTCTCAAGTTGGTGGAATCCACAGGGGTGTGCCCCCGAGTGATGGAGAAAGTACAGGCAAGTTGACTTCTTCAGTTGCAGCTGAATTCTGATCTCTCTGGCTCTCTTTGGTGATGAACAAaccgctacagtggtaccttggttctcgaacttaatccgttccagaagtctgtttgacttctgaaacattcgaaaaccaagacgaagcttctgattggcgcaggcGCCCTGGAGACAGtagccaacagccgcatcagacgtttgACTTCCTAAAAATGTTCGAAAAATGTtcagaacacttccgggttttcagtgttcaggaTTCAAAAtgttcaagtaccaaggcattcgagaactaAGGAACCACTCACTGTACATGTGAAACTGAATTTGGATTGTGGCTCTGAGGGAGGGATTTTAACCCCATTTCCCTTTCACCTTTTGAATTTGCCTACCTCTTATGGAGCTAAGAGGAGCTTCAGTCAGGGAAGCAGGAAAGACTCCTGCTTCCTCAGTCCAAATTGCCTTTTGTCAGAAGCTgctattaacatttttttttaaatggtgttagTTCCTGATTACTGATCTTTGTGTTGTTTCAACCTTAATCTTTTTGTAGCAAAATCCGCAGTTTTCTGCATTGGTTAAATTCTCCTGCTTCTTTGTTCACTCTCAGGTTTCTTTGGGCCTGTTTCAACCCCTAGTTTGGGAATTCATGAAATGCAGATTGGATCAGTTCTGTTTCAAGTAGTGACAGGAGACATCACAAAGGAAAACACAGATGTCATTGTAAACTTAACAAATTCAACATTTGATTCCAAAACAGGTACTGAATTTCAGTTAATTTATCTAATATCTTGAATTTATGTTGATGAAGATTTAACTGGGAAATAGGAAAAAGCATTTTAATATGCAAACACGTTGCTGGATATGCGTCTGTATATGTTTGTGTCATCCACTCAGATAGCTGTAAAATGGGATCAGAACCTGGATTTTATCTAGCACCATTATACTACACTGGTTCAAACTTTAGTATACCTATAATGCAATGTCTAATGTGATTTCCATTTGACAAGTTAGACATGTAAGTTATAGGTATGTAATTTTAAGCATTTGTTGGTAATACGTACTTGCAAAAGTGATGTGAGTTTTGACTAGTTTTTATTACCTACAGTAATAAACTGTCTCCCTCTTATTTTTGAAGGTGTCTCCAAAGCaattttggaaggtggtggacctcAAGTTGCAGCAGAGTGTGCACTACACGGTATGACACAACAAACGGTCTGATTCAGTTAGATAATATTTAAAGTTCTTTCATAGAGAGGAACTGCTCATGGCTCATTGTAGATCTGATTGTTTCCTAATCAGCTATTATATGGAGTGGGGTTATTGGGGCTAGTTGAAACATTATGCTGTATAATATGCCGTTGTAATCTGGAGTTTCTCAGTGCTAGTTGTTGCTGGCCACCTGCAGACCATCTCTTTCGACCTGCTAATATTTGTAATCTGTGCCAAAGGCATTTCATTCTGCAATATGTCATTCACTGACAATGAACAACTACTGGGAATTTAGACTTGTGTTGATTAAGTATGAATACACAGCTTGTCATCCTTTTTTTTAAGGCTCACAGTCTCACAGTGGATTTATAACCACGCAAGCTGGCAACCTGGTCTGTAAGAAAATAATCCACCTTGCACCCAATTCTGATACCAAAGCTCAGATTTCCAAAGTGCTCCATGAATGTGAAGCAAAGAAGTATACATCTGTTGCCTTCCCTGCAATTGGAACAGGTTTGCAAATGAGGTTTCATTTAAGGAGCAAAAGGGCAGAATTCTAGTGGAAAGTTTCACCTATTATTAGGTCACTGTCATTAGGGCATTTGAGTTCCTGGAGTAGATTTCAAAGGCAATTCTAGTGGGCTGGCTGCCCATATActgccaggccaggttcaaggttcttgcattaatttacaaaaCTTATACCAACTTGGGTGCAGGATATCTTAAGTATCACCTGCAAAGTTCATATCCACCAAGAGCCACATGTTCAATATTTCTTGATCATGCAGGCAATGTTGGGATCTTGAAATATCAACAGAGCAGTTCAGAATATCAAAATAACAAATAACTGATTACAACAAAGGTCCACATTGAAAGCAGCATAATTaatggaaaaacactgaagtCTCTTAAACATATAagattacatttaaaaataaaatacaataaaacatttaaattagggctgccaactccccccccccctgctttgttCCTGTGCCCTCCAAGAACTGTACAACAGGCAGAACTTCAGCATGAAAAACTTTTCGTAGCATGGAAATGCACTGGTGGAAACAACTTCACATTTTGAATTTCTGCCTCGTATTGCTGCTGTCCAAGGCACAAGAGCCTTGTGTGGGGAGGACTAGGTGGCAACATCGTTCCTTTCCCTTTCATTCTGTTTGGCACCACTGCTTTACTGCTGTgctttcccacttcctcattccaGAAATGGCGGAGCCGCACAGAGGGTTGCTGCAGCCATAAGGGCTCGCACACTTGCATTCTGGTTAATTTGGAAgaatgtttttttgtggggagagcGGGGA from Lacerta agilis isolate rLacAgi1 chromosome 1, rLacAgi1.pri, whole genome shotgun sequence includes these protein-coding regions:
- the PARP14 gene encoding protein mono-ADP-ribosyltransferase PARP14, coding for MAEGRRPLSPFAVRVQADWGTPEPPKQLRNKLLLYFQSRKKSGGGECEIQLQSGQVLVWFAKEEVRQRVLSKETHELDLEGKGALKLVVTQHEKTAKENVPKKETDLHQASRGEDVAEETDALERDLQKEDIIANRSTHETPCHKEDILTKSHTSSRVILENVEEYFDKPDVLNLLVENISGLSGGSDFEIELISERNAAVITFQQSIDAANFVAQCPRNVRFKEFKITVKPLELTQTIKVENIPSGVPKDFLILYFESSKHGGGQVSGIQMSPEENSAIVTFCDHQAVLAALEKQHFFDNQPVSVYPYYGSLDMVLYGKERAEIKMLHPLRVPLDPYIWQFIQGKDGLVKEINQEMAKCHSELMWPQATCKQPEVVMHPSAALSKQGRSMRELIKTWKDKVSMEFTRIMSKFKAVQCKIIPAAWPTIENNLIKDVLAVWDVSKETVTLAGFVFTVDGVKKSINEYMENLTKDAERAKQTIRETLAVTPGKYAVLHQVLLEENVYKENPDLKFSYDTSAEMVQLSGMVAEVYKMKCALQEKLYNIKEKKVNTHPAIFQFLQHANSRKVTVIIFGANKINASYELQYDSVTLVGYLDDSLLKAEEQMKKDLANKSIGLVNRELVNKREWKELIERLHKKHNSVEVAFIIDVCLTLEEEAKVTIAGYTKAVVDVYQVLSDFIEKNTQIQKVIPAKAVVVVQFMEKEKGKVWQNLRKNGLKINFGQQAQKNIILSGPRIDVMKAAAVVEQELSLLHFVSVTFDKPGVKNFFKNREHSYITEAKQSFHCLIRLQKEGEEKGNFDEKLGHPHAKIILKHGVVIEAQKGDLTRYSVDVVVNASNEDLKHIGGLADALLKVAGPQLQSECDDLVRNHGRLKPGRAVRTGAWNLPCKEVIHAVGPRWNTSEKEKCTRLLKEAVKRSLNLAETYNHRSIAIPAISSGIFGFPLKECAHTIVASIKEHLEETSESGCLKQICLVDVSDNTVQALADALNEIFREGSPKPRLLPKSKSLLNQPKEIGENVHVVTSAEGVKLILEEKGIEDATTDIVVSSIGTDLKLGVGPLSKAVLQKAGPMLQVEFDQAVQSQGAQGSCVIQTGGYNLACSIVLHAVIPQWDAGKGPAIQKLKDIVRECLEKTEQLSLSSVSFPALGTGGFSFPKSEVAKLMFEEVLQFSSRKNLKSLQEVRFLLHPNDKENKQVFSQVFSQVGGIHRGVPPSDGESTGFFGPVSTPSLGIHEMQIGSVLFQVVTGDITKENTDVIVNLTNSTFDSKTGVSKAILEGGGPQVAAECALHGMTQQTAFHSAICSQSHSGFITTQAGNLVCKKIIHLAPNSDTKAQISKVLHECEAKKYTSVAFPAIGTGQAGKNPADAADDMMGAVADFVGKVPLQYLQMIKIVIFQPHMQNAFYASMKTREGAALPTSESMFSKFKKFVLGKKTPARKKHHLVVEKKVEVAVFEICGESKENVQEAKSWLKEMILREQTEKLISDESIDLFDDEKIKELNNLQKRLHIAIQLERKQSPPFILISGIPRDVLEAYSQIDDLVKKIKRDREEQSKAELAHNLVEWQYSTKGNDFAPFDKLSNLHLEDARMSKKSINIQIRGRSYTVDTINMHAVDGQGQTVNIKRIVKEEGGPSVPVPTQWEDMKGHRVKVVLLQPAAAEYKEVEKKFRSSCPANKIEKIERVQNPYLWNSYQLKKQDMDKKNSHNRNELILFHGTPASTVTPINHTGFNRSYAGKNAAAIGNGTYFAVQASYSANDAYSTPDTNGRKYMYLARVLTGDYCAGKPGLIIPPPKGNGGIELYDSVTDNMARPSMFVTFYDSQAYPEYLITFRR